One part of the uncultured Celeribacter sp. genome encodes these proteins:
- a CDS encoding TetR/AcrR family transcriptional regulator, translating to MNDYRQRTAARRRSQMRQKLIENAMFVFAENGIESTVVEDIIAAADVSRGTFYKYFASNHELLIAVSAEMADELVTYIEEHIRDLPDPVERVALGIRLYYQAIKTFPLAARFTKKAGLDAAGPTARVHEFLPRHLSEGVAQNRFLIQSLPAALDMILGTALACVSRHALLGVDYAYIHDQLCALLRGLGLSPKEAETYATIPLPHINFPATSLLARTHHTYMKNAAALD from the coding sequence ATGAATGATTACAGACAAAGGACGGCTGCACGTCGGCGCAGCCAGATGCGGCAAAAGCTGATTGAAAACGCCATGTTCGTGTTCGCAGAAAATGGCATTGAGAGCACCGTTGTCGAAGACATCATTGCAGCAGCCGACGTATCCCGCGGCACGTTTTACAAGTATTTCGCCTCCAACCATGAGCTGCTGATTGCGGTCAGCGCAGAAATGGCCGATGAGCTCGTCACCTATATCGAAGAGCATATTCGCGACCTGCCCGATCCGGTAGAGCGAGTCGCCTTAGGCATACGTCTCTATTATCAGGCGATCAAAACCTTCCCGCTCGCCGCGCGTTTCACCAAAAAAGCGGGACTGGACGCCGCAGGCCCCACAGCGCGGGTGCATGAATTCCTGCCCAGACACCTTTCCGAAGGCGTTGCGCAAAACCGTTTCCTCATTCAGTCCCTGCCTGCGGCACTGGACATGATTCTGGGTACAGCGCTGGCATGTGTCTCACGCCATGCGCTCCTGGGTGTCGACTACGCCTACATCCACGATCAGCTTTGCGCCCTGCTGCGCGGGCTGGGCCTGTCACCGAAAGAGGCCGAAACCTACGCCACGATACCCCTACCCCACATCAATTTCCCGGCGACCAGCCTGCTGGCGCGTACGCATCACACCTATATGAAAAACGCCGCGGCGCTGGACTGA
- a CDS encoding HlyD family efflux transporter periplasmic adaptor subunit, protein MRLSYAKSRWSIVHSALLVLAITCAVQPGAALAESKFEALLQKVAGGDTAEGVYSSNGRLEVQTVDVAAKYDSRISEILADEGDLVGADDPLARLDPRDAQAQVNAAKAAVMQARASKTIAEATLTQAQSALAVARTTFDRTTKLHASGTAPQSVLDDVTNTRNSAEASVAMAKAQIEDAEAVIAAAEADLELAELVLDDMTVRAPLRGRVLYRLHEPGEVLAAGYPIMTLLDLSDVYMNIYLPASVVGTLAINDEARLVFDPIPDYVVPARVTFISPQSQFTPKNVETTEQREELVFRVKLSVPRELLSKFEEQIKSGVRGIGFVRTDPTADWPADLQVNVPE, encoded by the coding sequence ATGCGTCTTTCGTATGCAAAATCCCGTTGGTCCATCGTCCATTCCGCCCTGTTGGTCTTGGCGATCACCTGTGCGGTGCAGCCGGGTGCAGCACTGGCCGAGAGCAAATTTGAAGCGCTTTTGCAAAAAGTCGCCGGGGGCGATACGGCAGAGGGTGTGTACAGTTCGAACGGGCGGCTGGAAGTGCAGACCGTGGATGTTGCCGCAAAATATGACAGTCGCATCAGCGAAATCCTGGCAGATGAAGGCGATTTGGTTGGCGCAGATGATCCGCTCGCCCGATTGGATCCCCGGGACGCACAGGCGCAGGTGAACGCGGCCAAGGCCGCTGTCATGCAGGCGCGGGCGTCCAAGACCATTGCCGAAGCCACTCTGACACAGGCGCAAAGTGCGCTGGCGGTGGCGCGGACAACCTTTGATCGGACCACCAAGCTGCATGCCAGCGGGACGGCACCGCAAAGCGTGCTGGATGATGTGACCAACACACGCAACAGCGCTGAGGCCTCGGTTGCGATGGCCAAGGCGCAGATCGAGGATGCAGAGGCTGTGATCGCGGCGGCCGAGGCGGATCTGGAGCTGGCCGAACTGGTGCTGGATGATATGACCGTGCGCGCGCCGCTGCGTGGCCGTGTGCTCTATCGCCTGCATGAACCGGGCGAGGTGCTGGCTGCAGGCTATCCGATCATGACGCTTCTGGATCTGTCGGATGTGTATATGAACATCTATCTGCCGGCCTCTGTCGTGGGGACATTGGCGATCAACGACGAAGCGCGCCTGGTGTTCGATCCGATCCCGGATTACGTCGTGCCGGCGCGGGTGACCTTCATTTCCCCGCAGTCGCAATTCACCCCCAAGAACGTTGAAACGACGGAGCAGCGCGAGGAACTGGTGTTCCGGGTCAAGCTTTCGGTGCCGCGCGAATTGCTGTCGAAATTCGAAGAGCAGATCAAATCCGGGGTGCGGGGTATCGGCTTTGTGCGTACCGATCCGACGGCGGACTGGCCTGCGGATTTGCAGGTTAACGTGCCGGAATAA
- a CDS encoding XRE family transcriptional regulator encodes MTSSSTAAGARVRLRAVRTQAGLSLSQAAKATGVSKTMLGQIERGESSPTIATLWKIAKGLHLPLSVFLEDLPETSSGDGAPRPVTRQFPDVLNVRTLFPFDPAFRSETFLITLAPGQTHLSQAHDAGVVEDVLVAAGDVSVLVGEVWQSCQVGDAIRLRADRPHGYRNLASEPAQFHNVIHYPDAVLALAERQV; translated from the coding sequence ATGACATCATCTTCCACGGCAGCCGGGGCGAGGGTTCGCTTGCGTGCTGTGCGTACGCAGGCGGGGCTCAGCCTGTCGCAGGCCGCCAAAGCTACGGGTGTCAGCAAGACTATGCTGGGGCAGATCGAGCGCGGTGAATCCAGCCCGACGATTGCGACCCTGTGGAAGATCGCCAAGGGGCTGCACCTGCCACTGTCTGTGTTTTTGGAGGATCTGCCCGAGACGTCATCTGGGGACGGTGCGCCAAGGCCCGTCACCCGTCAGTTTCCCGATGTGTTGAACGTGCGCACCCTATTTCCATTCGATCCGGCCTTTCGGTCGGAAACATTTCTGATCACGCTCGCGCCCGGGCAGACACATCTGTCGCAGGCGCATGATGCCGGGGTGGTTGAAGATGTTCTGGTCGCGGCGGGAGATGTATCGGTTCTGGTCGGAGAGGTCTGGCAAAGTTGCCAGGTCGGAGACGCCATCCGGTTGCGCGCAGACCGCCCGCATGGCTATCGCAATCTCGCATCGGAGCCGGCACAGTTTCACAATGTGATCCACTATCCCGATGCCGTATTGGCATTGGCTGAGCGGCAGGTTTGA